One window of the Spirochaetia bacterium 38H-sp genome contains the following:
- a CDS encoding alkaline phosphatase, with amino-acid sequence MKKLSSILLIFIVLLLPLHAGGNQEKQTGSTPELHANRNLKYVFLFIGDGMALPQINAAEAYLMAKEEKDSPVKLSFSQFPVTGMCTTYSANSYITDSAAAATALASGRKTANGILNMDESKKTTFKTIAEFLHEKGFKIGIISTVSIDHATPAAFYAHQPSRGNYYEISLELAKSGFEFFAGGGLKDPEGKKSKKEGEKNNALEEAKKAGYKILNSIKDIEGLSKNDAEKVIVMNPVLSSSSLAMPYKIDRDKTSLNLADFTKKAIEFLENPKGFFIMVEGGKIDWACHANDAVAAIHDVLDFNSAVEAALDFAKIHPDETLIVVTGDHETGGLTMGFAGTRYSSAFSKLTKQKLSFEEFNKIIDKYKEKENLTVEDLLPVLKENFGLEDLSIREKDLLENAIHASINNATSQDEASYLLYGGYEPITVTITHIINNRAGLGWTSYSHTAVPVPVYAKGPGAEVFTGYYDNTEIPKRLSRLLDTNL; translated from the coding sequence ATGAAAAAACTCTCGAGCATTTTACTAATTTTTATCGTGCTTCTTCTCCCCTTACATGCAGGAGGAAATCAAGAGAAACAGACAGGTTCTACCCCAGAATTACATGCTAACAGAAACCTCAAGTATGTTTTTCTCTTTATCGGAGATGGTATGGCTTTACCTCAAATAAACGCCGCAGAAGCATATCTTATGGCAAAAGAAGAAAAGGATTCTCCTGTAAAACTTTCATTCTCACAGTTTCCTGTAACAGGAATGTGTACAACATATTCTGCTAACAGTTATATAACAGATTCCGCAGCAGCAGCAACAGCTCTGGCCTCAGGAAGAAAAACTGCCAACGGCATTTTAAATATGGATGAATCAAAAAAAACAACTTTTAAAACAATCGCAGAATTCTTACATGAAAAAGGCTTCAAAATAGGAATAATATCCACAGTATCTATAGACCATGCAACACCTGCCGCATTCTATGCTCATCAACCATCAAGAGGTAATTACTACGAAATATCTTTGGAACTTGCAAAAAGTGGGTTTGAATTCTTTGCAGGTGGAGGATTAAAGGATCCAGAAGGGAAAAAAAGCAAAAAGGAAGGAGAAAAAAACAATGCTTTGGAAGAAGCAAAAAAAGCAGGATACAAAATTTTAAATTCCATAAAAGATATTGAAGGCTTGAGTAAAAATGATGCAGAAAAAGTTATAGTGATGAACCCTGTTTTATCTTCTTCCTCACTTGCCATGCCATATAAAATAGATAGAGATAAGACTTCACTTAATCTTGCAGATTTTACAAAAAAAGCAATAGAGTTTTTAGAAAATCCAAAAGGCTTTTTTATAATGGTAGAAGGAGGCAAGATAGACTGGGCATGTCACGCCAATGATGCTGTGGCAGCAATACATGATGTTCTGGACTTTAACAGTGCTGTAGAAGCAGCTCTGGATTTTGCAAAAATCCATCCAGATGAAACACTCATAGTAGTAACAGGTGACCACGAAACAGGTGGTCTAACCATGGGCTTTGCTGGCACAAGATATTCCAGTGCATTCTCCAAACTGACAAAACAAAAATTGTCTTTTGAAGAATTCAATAAAATCATTGACAAATATAAAGAAAAAGAAAATTTGACAGTGGAAGATTTGCTCCCAGTTTTAAAGGAAAACTTTGGGCTGGAAGATCTTTCGATAAGAGAAAAAGATCTATTGGAAAATGCAATACACGCAAGTATCAACAATGCAACCAGCCAAGATGAAGCTTCGTATCTTTTGTATGGAGGTTATGAGCCTATAACAGTTACTATAACTCATATTATCAACAATAGAGCAGGGTTGGGATGGACTAGTTATAGCCACACAGCAGTTCCTGTCCCTGTGTATGCAAAAGGACCAGGTGCAGAGGTTTTTACAGGATATTATGATAA